The genome window CTTACCTGTTTTCAGATTTGTGACACTGTTCACTAGTGATTTAGAGCTAATAAAAAGGTAAGCaaaatttcaactttttatttatttattgacctCCCCgggcggcttgcaggatcttagttcgccgaccagggatcaaacccgggcccatggcaatgaaagtgccaagtcctaaccactgtactgccagggaattcccaaaattttaacttttagtatttcttgttaaaaatacatgaaatgggcttccctggtagcgcagtggttgagagtccgtctaccgatgcaggggacacgggttcgtgccccggtccaggaaaatcccacgtgccgcggagcagctgggcccgtgagccatggccgctgagcctgcgcgtccggagcctgtgctccgcagcgggagaggccacagcagtgagaggcccgtgtaccgccaaaaataaataaataaataaataatacatgaaatGTAAATTTACCATACATCAAGCAACTCTACTcctatttacccaaaagaaatgaaaatctgtgTCCAAAGATGTGCACGTGAaagttcataacagcattattcataatttccCAAAAGGGTAACAGCTGATATGGATGTGTGCGTGCATATGCGTGTGCGTGTAAATAAACAAACTGTTGAttcctgctacaacatggacgaatCTGAAAAACACTGCAGTAAGTGAAAATAGCCAGGCACAAGAGACCCCATACTGTGATTCCATTAACATGAAATTTCCAAAAATGCAAATTGATagcaacagaaagtagattagcagtTACGTGGGAATAGGAACAGGAACTAACTTTAAATGGGCACATGGTATGAGGGATCTTatagggtgatggaaatgttttaaaagtgcTTTATGGTAATCGTTGTACAACTGATAAACTTACTAAAAAAATCAACACttgaaatggatgaattttacCACATGTACACCATGCctcaataaaattgtaaaaaaaaaaaaattcatgaatacTTGAAAGCACTCCAAAAAACCTACATGATTTAAAAGGATATGTTTTTACCTAAAGAGTTCTATAGCACTAAATGGAAAGAGTTGCTCAAAAGTTCATAAAAATCTGCAAAATTATTCTACCAGGTCGGCCCAAATTTAAGAACACTCAGCTATATTCATATAACCACATAAGCCTAGAGTTCATgccttgaatttaaaaatttcaaaaaggaaCACCATTGTCAGTGTATTTGGAATCTGTGTTATTTCTCATAAATGGAAGACAATTGGTCAAGTGCTCACTTGTAGACAAATTTAAATACTCACCTAAAAGAAATTTCATCAGCCACTTTCTCTTGAGAATCATCCTCTGTGATCTCATATCGGCCTTTATAGTTCATTTCTAGTCTGTCTCCTAGTCTGTCTTTGACAGGTCGTTTCCTTTTGAGATGACCTTGcccattttcctcctcctttgATCCCGTTTTTTTGCCACCATGCATATATTCATCTAGCTCTTTGTCTAATTCTTTTGTATGCTCTTGGGATTCCCTCTTAAGTTTCTTAGCAAGCAAATAATTGTATGTCTCGGATTCTCTGCTTCTGTCAATAGTGCCCTCCATTCCCAAGATACCAAGTTCAGTGGCCACTGCATCTTGATTCTGTTCCTGCAGCACAGCACCCCATATGTTGTTAACCTTCTTCCCTCCAGCAATAGGCGGTTTCTGGCTGCTCTGGCCAAACTGAAAAGGCTCTGGTTTGGAAGGAGTGTTAAAACATTTTTGTCGTTTGCGCTTCCAGAGAGAGCTGTCATCATCTGAATCCGAAAAACTCTCCTCACTTGAATCCACACTTTTAACAGTCCGATAATGTGATACCGGAGCACACACTGTTGCAGTACTCTGGAAGGGCCTCACTGCACAGTCCCCACCTAGTGCTTTCTGCaagtgaaagaaaatacaatCAATTCCATAAAACACATTAATTCCACAcaccatgtgctttttttttttttcggtacgccggcctcacactgttgtggcctctcccgttgcggagcacaggctacggacgcgcaggctcagcagccatggctgacgggtctagccgctccgcggcacatgggatcttcccgaaccggggcacgaacccgtgtcccctgcatcgacaggcggactctcaaccactgcgccaccagggaagccccaccatgtgctttttaaaaagttatttagggATTCAGCTGGACCATTTTGAAGGAGAAATGATCTTCAAAGATCTCTGAAACCAACTGAGGCCCTGCATTTCTAAAGGTCTACatggaatttccttttttttttgcctgcgccGTGCGTCTTACAGGATccctgttccctgaccagggatcgaacccgggcgggcagtgaaagcgccaaattcta of Delphinus delphis chromosome 3, mDelDel1.2, whole genome shotgun sequence contains these proteins:
- the PHAX gene encoding phosphorylated adapter RNA export protein encodes the protein MAQEAQEAGDMEDGQLSDSDSDMTVAPSDRPLQVPKALGGDCAVRPFQSTATVCAPVSHYRTVKSVDSSEESFSDSDDDSSLWKRKRQKCFNTPSKPEPFQFGQSSQKPPIAGGKKVNNIWGAVLQEQNQDAVATELGILGMEGTIDRSRESETYNYLLAKKLKRESQEHTKELDKELDEYMHGGKKTGSKEEENGQGHLKRKRPVKDRLGDRLEMNYKGRYEITEDDSQEKVADEISFRLQEPKKDLIARVVRIIGNKKAIELLMETAEVEQNGGLFIMNGSRRRTPGGVFLNLLKNTPSISEEQIKDIFYIENQKEYENKKAAKKRRTQVLGKKMKQAIKSLNFLEDDDTSRETFASDTNEALASLDESQEGHGETKLDAEEAIEVDHSHDLDIF